The genomic interval CGGCCAACGCCATTGGCCCTGGAGGACGTGGTGGAGTGGCATCAGACCCCGCCTCCCATAAGCTCCACCCCAGGAAGCTTCCGTCTACGACGAGGAAGTCGCTTCACCTGGCGGAAGGAATGCCTGGCTGTtatggagaggtgaggaggagagagatgaaggcatATGGAGGAGGAAGGATAGGTGATGAaggggagaaggaaagggagaaagagacttgATAGAAGAGACCTAGACTAgtgaaaaagggagggaggggagaggaggaggaaagataaATAATATGGGCGAGGAGTAGGAAATtatgggggatggaggagaggatgggatggtgcgaggagagaggagttgtgtgtaagtgtgttccATATGTAACTGTGCATGACTGCAGCTACTTCAATGAAAACCAGTACCCTGATGAGgccaagagagaggagatatcCAACGCCTGCAACGCTGTCATCCAGAAAccaggtgagagagaaacagaaagtgacaaaggggtggggagggaagaGCGAGGGATAGATGAAGGAGGGCAGTAAAGAGAGTCAGATGGAAAAGTGTGGTTATCTTTATTaaagtgtctctctcttttcagggAAGAAGCTATCTGATCTTGAGAGGGTAACCTCTCTGAAGGTCTACAACTGGTTCGCTAACCGCAGGAAGGAGATCAAGAGACGAGCCAACATAGGTAATGTTCTTaacctcctactgtgtgtgtatgtgatactTGTAACATGTTGAAATCAATCATGTTATGGCCAAATATCACGTACAATGTACAGCATTGACCATATAAATGTATAGGTTTAGATAGGTGTAGACTATATGTAGGCCGGTTCAGAACATGATTTAACATAATTTGAATTGCTGATCTACACTTTATTGTTCTTGCCTGGCTCAATGAAGTGAATGCTCTTCCCAAAAATGTAATCAACACCCACCTGACTTTCAGGTGGCAGACAACAATGAAGTGATTAAAATGATATAGAAACATCATTTGTAGCCCAGTCTGGTAGATATGTTATGGCCAGATCTGTGTTGTTGGAAGAAGCAGCAATCCTGGAAAGCCATGGCATCGATGTTCAGAGTCCAGGAGGCCACTCCAACAGTGATGACATTGACAGCAACGAGTTTCCAGACCAGGTAAACAACCACCCCTCCCTAAAGAAAATGTAGTACAGTCTTAGATGAAATAGTTTCCTAGGACTACACCATCTTTACAGTGGTGAATGTGAATGCTTTTGTGGATTAACAtgatatttgcaatgtggaTATTAGGTAAATTGTTTAAATCAGTGGATGTTTAGTGATAGTTGGACGTGCTGTTTTGGCAGGCCTGTGAGGTGTCCTCCCTGTTTGAGAAGAGAGTAGTGTCCCGACCCTACGGTCTGAGTAGACTAGACCTCTCGTCTCCTACACAGGTACTTCTTCTGTCTTCTCTCCTACACAGgtacctctcctgtcctctcctctactacaccggtacctctcctctcctcctaatgTACTATAGAATTctgcccttaacccttgtgttatcttcaggtcattctgacccatcagtcattgtgacccaccaccgtattgcgacaactttaccacatacaaaaacaaagtgaagcattttcttttaaccgtcgggctgtctcagaccccccacattgcgaaggttaaaagaaaattatattgatttgtttttgtattgggtaaaattgggtaaacgcaacgatggttcgttgtgaacctttgggtcatgtgacccgaaggcagcacaagggttaagtgatttaaccccctccctcctcttgctGTAGGTGCCGACCCTCCTACccagctggctggctgcctggccCAACCCGGCCAAGGGGGCCATGGCCGCATTCAGGGGCAGTTCTCTGGTTGGTCGTGCCTCTTTGCCAGGGGTGGGGCAACAGGCAGAGGGTACCAGACTGACTGGCGTCTcctggtctcccccctccccctccctacagGACGAGTCGACCAATCACAGCGAGCAGCAGGACCCCATCACCCTTGCAGTGGAAATGgcagctgtcaatcacagcATCCTGGCCCTCGCCACACAAGCGGGGGGTGTGACTAGGGGGACTGGAAGTGACATAAAGACTGAGATGCTGGATGAGGACTGAAGATTGGATGGTGGAGTGGGAGatggattgtgtgagtgtgagtgtgtgtgagtgtgtgtgagagtgtgtgagagtgtgtgtgtgtgtgtgtgtgtgtgtgtgtgtgtgtgtgtgagagagagagagagagagagagagagagagagagagagagagagagagagagagagagagagagagagagagagagagagagagagagagagagagagagagagagagagagagagagagagagagagagagagagagagagagagagagagagagagagagagagattcctaGAGTCCTAGTTGTTGACATTTAGGAAGAGAGTGTGTCTTCTTGGAATGTTGTCATTAACAAAGACCAAAAGTATGCACAGACTTGGAAACTGTCAAACGTAGAaattctgcctccccctctatctATCACACAACCCTCTCCAAAATGCACCATACCtcatctctacctccccctcaaaCTCATACCTCCCATCCTGAGGTGTGGAAGTTGTGTATCAGTGGAGGTCCAAATATACTATGTGAGTGTATAGTAGAAGAGTAGACAGTGAGTCAGAGCCTATAGTGTGCATATGTAGCACACCATTCAACACTCCCTGTCCCATTAATATATTCgaagtctctttctctgtcgtgTCACTGTATAGACTGTGTTTTTTTGTACAGCCACATATGACGTATGTTATTGTCCTCTCCCTCCAACGAGgatgagatagagaaagaggaaggagaaagagatggagatagagggagacagagagtcatGGGTACGGAGAGTTTATAATAATCCTATGCTAATCAATTCTGTCTGCTGTAAATCTGGCCAGTGTATTCCAGAGTATTATCAGCCCCACCTGGATTAACATCCATGAATTAATTAACCAGTATTACTAAAGAGATGCTTAACCTTTAATGTGTTATGGTTAAGAAGATGGTAGCAAATTATCAtttttagagagagaaagggagagagagatggacaatcAGCGGGCCTTGTAAATGTATGCGGTGGATATATGGACTGAATCATATGTAGGGGTTACCCATAGCATTGGATTTAAGCTTTTTAAACTTTATTTACTAAAGACTGGTTTTAACATGTAGCAGAAACTTC from Osmerus eperlanus chromosome 21, fOsmEpe2.1, whole genome shotgun sequence carries:
- the hmbox1a gene encoding homeobox-containing protein 1a isoform X3, with the translated sequence MSQYSDEPRFTIEQIDLLQRLRRTGMTKPEILHALNTLERLDQQHGHKFPHRPPHLGLSANINPNTTSSSSSANNVTASSSTISTATQTAAYRGNGLSASPSNNYDGSPPSPQAPAPVAMAGVSAQNGRVSSEGLVVMTNGKGSPPRFPVSVSTVSGTVGGRGFVYEPSEDDVDIEDKVEELMRRDSAIIKEEIKTFLGNRRISQAVVAQVTGISQSRISHWLLQQGSDLSEQKKRAFYRWYQMEKTTPGATLTMRPTPLALEDVVEWHQTPPPISSTPGSFRLRRGSRFTWRKECLAVMESYFNENQYPDEAKREEISNACNAVIQKPGKKLSDLERVTSLKVYNWFANRRKEIKRRANIAAILESHGIDVQSPGGHSNSDDIDSNEFPDQACEVSSLFEKRVVSRPYGLSRLDLSSPTQVPTLLPSWLAAWPNPAKGAMAAFRGSSLVGRASLPGVGQQAEGTRLTGVSWSPPSPSLQDESTNHSEQQDPITLAVEMAAVNHSILALATQAGGVTRGTGSDIKTEMLDED
- the hmbox1a gene encoding homeobox-containing protein 1a isoform X2; amino-acid sequence: MSQYSDEPRFTIEQIDLLQRLRRTGMTKPEILHALNTLERLDQQHGHKFPHRPPHLGLSANINPNTTSSSSSANNVTASSSTISTATQTAAYRGNGLSASPSNNYDGSPPSPQAPAPVAMAGVSAQNGRVSSEGLVVMTNGKGSPPRFPVSVSTVSGTVGGRGFVYEPSEDDVDIEDKVEELMRRDSAIIKEEIKTFLGNRRISQAVVAQVTGISQSRISHWLLQQGSDLSEQKKRAFYRWYQMEKTTPGATLTMRPTPLALEDVVEWHQTPPPISSTPGSFRLRRGSRFTWRKECLAVMESYFNENQYPDEAKREEISNACNAVIQKPGKKLSDLERVTSLKVYNWFANRRKEIKRRANIEAAILESHGIDVQSPGGHSNSDDIDSNEFPDQACEVSSLFEKRVVSRPYGLSRLDLSSPTQVPTLLPSWLAAWPNPAKGAMAAFRGSSLVGRASLPGVGQQAEGTRLTGVSWSPPSPSLQDESTNHSEQQDPITLAVEMAAVNHSILALATQAGGVTRGTGSDIKTEMLDED
- the hmbox1a gene encoding homeobox-containing protein 1a isoform X1, with product MSQYSDEPRFTIEQIDLLQRLRRTGMTKPEILHALNTLERLDQQHGHKFPHRPPHLGLSANINPNTTSSSSSANNVTASSSTISTATQTAAYRGNGLSASPSNNYDGSPPSPQAPAPVAMAGVSAQNGRVSSEGLVVMTNGKGSPPRFPVSVSTVSGTVGGRGFVYEPSEDDVDIEDKVEELMRRDSAIIKEEIKTFLGNRRISQAVVAQVTGISQSRISHWLLQQGSDLSEQKKRAFYRWYQMEKTTPGATLTMRPTPLALEDVVEWHQTPPPISSTPGSFRLRRGSRFTWRKECLAVMESYFNENQYPDEAKREEISNACNAVIQKPGKKLSDLERVTSLKVYNWFANRRKEIKRRANIAQSGRYVMARSVLLEEAAILESHGIDVQSPGGHSNSDDIDSNEFPDQACEVSSLFEKRVVSRPYGLSRLDLSSPTQVPTLLPSWLAAWPNPAKGAMAAFRGSSLVGRASLPGVGQQAEGTRLTGVSWSPPSPSLQDESTNHSEQQDPITLAVEMAAVNHSILALATQAGGVTRGTGSDIKTEMLDED
- the hmbox1a gene encoding homeobox-containing protein 1a isoform X4, with product MSQYSDEPRFTIEQIDLLQRLRRTGMTKPEILHALNTLERLDQQHGHKFPHRPPHLGLSANINPNTTSSSSSANNVTASSSTISTATQTAAYRGNGLSASPSNNYDGSPPSPQAPAPVAMAGVSAQNGRVSSEGLVVMTNGKGSPPRFPVSVSTVSGTVGGRGFVYEPSEDDVDIEDKVEELMRRDSAIIKEEIKTFLGNRRISQAVVAQVTGISQSRISHWLLQQGSDLSEQKKRAFYRWYQMEKTTPGATLTMRPTPLALEDVVEWHQTPPPISSTPGSFRLRRGSRFTWRKECLAVMESYFNENQYPDEAKREEISNACNAVIQKPGKKLSDLERVTSLKVYNWFANRRKEIKRRANIAILESHGIDVQSPGGHSNSDDIDSNEFPDQACEVSSLFEKRVVSRPYGLSRLDLSSPTQVPTLLPSWLAAWPNPAKGAMAAFRGSSLVGRASLPGVGQQAEGTRLTGVSWSPPSPSLQDESTNHSEQQDPITLAVEMAAVNHSILALATQAGGVTRGTGSDIKTEMLDED